Genomic segment of Chelmon rostratus isolate fCheRos1 chromosome 2, fCheRos1.pri, whole genome shotgun sequence:
CCTCCTCATGTCTCATAGAGGCATTTTGGACGTAGCTGAACAGATGCTACGACTCTTTGACTCACTCCAGCTCCTGGTGAGGGGCTGCCGCGAGGCTTGATGCTCCACTGAACAGGAGTAAACGTCGCCCTCCCGAGGCGTGAAACTCAGCGTTGAAATTCTGTGGAACGTCCCGTCGCTGTTGTGTAGGTAACGCAGGTTCGACACCCCCTCTGTGACCTCAGCCCCGTTCTTCGTCCATGTGAAATTGATGGAGGGGGGGTAGAAGTGATTGGCCAGGCAGAAGAGAGTGTTCATCACACCATCCTCGCCCTTGTACCGGGTGTAGACGTAGCTGTCTGGAGCTTCTGGTAAATGAACAGAATAGCAAGACGCGACTGAGGAtacacatttttgttcattttttcatttttttttaatcttatttattttcagagaCAGTTCTAATTAACTGACATCACCATAAATGTGCAGTGAGTTAGATAATTTTCAACTGTTATATGAATGCAGAATTATTCAGGAAATATAATAATGATGCAGAGAACATGCAAAATCAGAAGAAGAGGATGTTGGGGCTGTTTCTCTGACATTAGCTGCAGTTTAAGGTCAAAGATTAGTTTAAATTGTCACTCATGAGCCCCTCAGTTTAAACTGCGCCTGTGGTTTTAGTCTAAATGTCACCTCCCCGACCTCCGCACCCACACTTTGTGCATCCCACACTGGGTTTAAATCATAAGTGCAAAGTTTTTCCAATAATGATGCATTTCCAATTGAACATGACCTGCTGCATGTGACAAATGGTTTTCccaccacttgggggcagtgaaaacaagctgcaaaccCGAACAGTGAAATATTATCACCAATTAAGTGAAATGGCAACTGTGTTTGCAAACAGTGTCTCACAGTATTTACACATTGAGTCGACATAGGGCAACATTAGCTCTCATTTGgagctgtgtttctcttcaccTAAAGAAATGTATGTCTAATATTTGCCTCTTTCACTgtcttttagctcagtttttggcctccaccaaccCCTGAGAACAATGAGTCTGGatcttaagctgctaaatgctccactatgctcACAGCTGGTCTCTAGAACCAGAACAGTGAACTAGAACAGTATAAGCTGTGGGgctataaaaccaaaacaatgagctgaaagaggctaaaacgGCGAATGTGACACAGTGTTATTtgattttataaaaaaaatgttgattttctgCTTTAAGGTCACAGAGTTCAGCTTCTGTTTAAATTTCTACATCTTAGATCAGTTTATTTACTTCTAAAAGTTAAATCATTCCCCAAGTGTGATATCAAGAAGGTAGCGCTGATGTCATCATCAGTAGTAACATATCGAGAAATATTGTTAAAAGGAGTCATATTTGATGCCACTGGTCATCAGTTTAGCTAATGCACTAgcaaaagtaataataataataataaaaataataataatcgtCTCACAAAATATCACCATATACGGTATTAAAGGAACGAAAACAGAAGTTTTTGGTTGAATAAACACGTTCATAAATGAATTACAAAATATTATGTCCTGCCAGACATGAAACTTGACATTAACTTAATAAACACTAATAGAATTCAATACCTTAGATAAGCAAATGTACACAGTTAATGATTAATATCAATTTACTGCAACCCAGTTTGATTGGTTAAATGAACACCTGACATGAAGTGGTACCTTGTGCTTTGGGAGCACCAGGTTCTGCTCTTCTTGCTTTACCCAACACGCTGTGACAGTGAACAATGCTGGATTTGGCAAATCCAAAGACCCACTGCTTGAAGTCTATCACAGCTTGCGGCAGGTGAGGCATCGCCCACACTATTTCGTCTTTGCTGAAATCAGCGTACGCTGCCACGTCCTCATCGAGAAGCATGTCCACCCGCACGTCAGTGGATTCATAGCAGCCGTAGATGTAGTGGAAGTAATGGGAGGGTGCTGAGAAGCAGGAGATGAAACAGCGTCACAAGATCGAAGCTCAAACACTGCGAGTTTAAGTCCATATTGTGCTGACATTAGTTCAAACCAACAGCCTGGAAGGTGGGTAAACATTTGGTATTCACGCCTCACACAGCAATAATGCTTTCAACCCCTCATCAAAGGTTTACTCTGGCTATGAGCTGTGTGCAGTTTAACCAAAGAACACCTTTCTTCTGTGAACCTCTTCGACTGTTTCATCTGAAGTCATCATTTCATCTGGTAAAGCTCTCCAATACTTCACAAGAACAATGCGAGCACATGGATGCACCTTTATGACCTGTGGCACACAGAAAAGCCAACTGTCTGTTTAACTGGTTGATCTTACTTTGCAATGAATCTCAAAAGGGACGACTGGCATAGGATTTAGTGTGGGGTGAGACTTCAGACTGCATCCCTTCAGGTAAGAGAAATGTCAAACCTTCTATAAGGATTTgtccaaacacattttcacaaacgCAGACACTGAAGTTCAACTTCTTGTATTTTCACTTGTTGAatcgcagcagtttgtttgATACAGTTTGATTCAGGCTGTTCTCTGTAAGTCAGTTTGAATCAAGCTAAATTTACCTTGACAAACAGACATCTAAAGGAAGCTGATTGTACTCTACACCTGCTGAGTCACTCACAAACATCCAGGTGAACGCTGACAAAAGCTGCAGTTCGTTTCTTACTTGTTGCAGAAGTGCAAACAGCCCCAGTGAGTATGATCAGTGCGGCCACAGACACAGTCATCTGGAGTCCAGACATGTTGCTTGTGTTCAGGGAATAAAACCACTGAGGCAGAAACTTCAGACTGTCCAGCTTTAAGCAGCCAGTCAGATATGATTACACCACTGTTGCCGGGTAGAATACTTTATGGTTATAGCCTAGAGCAGGAAGTTATTggacaaagaaatgaaagaaaaaagatgacaGAAACGGAGCAGAACTGATTGGTAGAATCAGCTTTTAACACAACTAATTAATTTTTTCAGAAATATCTGTactttaaatgtgaatttaCGGAATGAAATACAAACATTCTGAAGGGAAAAACTGAAGGACTCCAGTGCCCCCTTGTGTCTTTTAATATGTAGTTCTTGTTACTGTTTATCGTGAAATTATCAGCTTCATTATTATGTCAGCTATTTACCACAGCAccttaaatatttttttaatatattttttttaattattgtttttatcattttcttgGTGAGCCATCATTTTTGGTAAGAAGAGAcacacctcctcttctttttggGAATGAGACCTCATTAAGAGTGTGATGATGAGGGCAGCAGGTGTTTCCTGTTAGCTGACTCTGATGTCGTGTAAGTAATTTCAtggttttattgtgttgtgttttgggtTTTCACTTTGTAGGCTTTGGAGACTTTAATGccaaataaaattaattaattagcagaaatacagacagaaacatgcattTGCTTGTGGACACAAAATTGATTACAAAGGATTTTTCGCTCTAACTAGTCCCTTAGGCCAACATGACTTCAAAGATGAAAAGGTCTACAGTGGGCATCCCTGTGCACTCAAGGCCTCACCTGTCTTTTTAGTGTGATCAGGTGCATCGGATCATGCTACATCACTTTTACAGTCAGGTGTGTACACTCATACGCAATCATGGCTGCACCGCAATTAAATTAGCTGCAGTTATTTTACTCCTAACTGTCACAGGAGCAATTATAGCAACAAGTAGCaatattagcatttttaatATTGCCGTTATTAAGGTCAAGTGCTGATCTCTGGTAACAAATGCATAAACTGCATCATCAATCTTGATAAATAAGTAGAAAAATATTTGTGCTGTACACCCAAAGACCATTAGGGGGCAGTGTGCGCCAATGGTTTCTGCACCATGTTGGATTTATTTCAGTTGCTACTGATGCAGACAGCCACCTCGGGCTGATGACTAGCCAAAGTCATCAAAGTATGAGATGGCTACAGAGATGtgctctgcagagagacatgTGTGAGTTAAGTCAATACAcaaagtgtctgtgtttgagagagaaGAACAGGGAAGCACATAAAAGTGGGATGATTTGCATTCAGGAAATTACAGAATATAACCAACAGGCTGGTTGGTGGTCACCTGTTGCTGTGTTAGTCAGCAGTTagttcatgtttcatgttttcacagtaTACAAACTATGATCAAGAGAGAATTTAAGCAAAATAACCTCCCTGATGTCATTCATGAATCGTTTCTAATCAGATTTTTGCCAATTTTTCCATGTCTTACAGGTCTATCACCACAGATGTTTCCTCAAAAACGTGGTCTGCCACACCACTAAACAACTAACTAACACCAAACTAACCTCCAGTATCTGTCCAGAATGTcgacacaacacacagctcAATGTCACTGTAATTACTAGGAAACTATTTTAATTTCCAAGAATCAGTTCCTGTTAAAATACTATGCCCATTGTACTATTTTATCAAATAAAGACTCATAAATCAATATTGACAAACCCTTGCAAATGTTGTGAGATAACATTGTACTGTAAATATAGAGCCAACGTGAAACCAGAACTTTCTGCTTCTGTTACAGAAGTAAGAAAGCCTCATTCAGAACCCCACTGATATTTGAAACTAccctaataaataaaaataaagccttGGAACAGACCCTTTCTCAAATGTGGGTcacttcatgtatttatttaggGATGgtttttggaaaaacaaattaatattGTTGTTTATTCAGTAGTTAAGAGCCGTCCACACCAAaggaatatgaatattttaaaaaattgttCTAGCTCAAGTGAATGATGGAATCCACACCACAGCTAAAAGAACAGCGACTAACAATATCAATGGGATCACTTTCAGAGTAAGGACAGTAAGATAAGATAGATTTTAAGCAAGACGAACAGCcagtttcacataaaaaagtcGTTTTACCTGAGACATACTGTCAAACGGTCTCTGGGTTCTCTCAAATTAGTTTTGCCCTGATGTCCTCCTTGACAATCGCCAGGTCCAATCAAAATCACGCTGACTCATAAAGTGCAAATCAAATTAGTCTTCAAAAGATAACAACTCTCGCAACAGAGAGTTGGATTCTCCTGATTCCTCTTTGTCTGCAAAGCAACAGGTCATCAATATCCATTTCCTCAGCTGCCGACAGAGCTTTAGCCTGCAGCACCACTGTGTGCACAATGTTACACGTCATTGTTACCGTTATTGTTCTTGAAGCAGTGGTGTGTGTCATTCTTAtgctttttagcatcttttaacGAGCACCATCTCCCCTCAACAGAGGAGGCGAGTCCACGGAGTCCACAAGCCTAGGAGCCGTGGTCAGTTCAGACCTGTCTgcaacaacagaggagcagagagcacagAACACCGTATGAATTTTAGACATCAGAGAGAACAACTAGAATGAAAATGGCTTTAGAGGAGTGCTTTGACGAGTTTCATGCATAGGTTTGAAACCAAGTTACGCTGACATCAACACCCACTGTAATGCTTGTAGCTTTTCGTGGGAGCTCACATGCTATTGTTctttgatttcattaaaatcaCTAAGTTTCAGTTCCTTGCTTCAGTGGATACTGATTTGACTTAGAACATGGTAAGAAAACCCCATGAGCCGCTTCATTTTCtcagaaagctgcagcagaggcctGTCCGGATGTGACATCAGACgacagttagcatgctaacagatTAGCTCACCAGTGATGACGTGACCCTCGCCTGCAGATTGTAGCAGTCCAACGAGAGGCTCCCAGTGTGTTGATGTTCCCATCCGACTCTAGGCTAGAAAACCAATAACCAACGCTGCAACGGGGCATTTCTCTTTATCCATGCAGACGTCCAGCAGATACAGACTCCATGTTATCAGATGTAAACCTCAAAAAATTGTCCCCTCTCTGAAGGTCGAGCAAAGTGGTCCTCACAAAGGTacaagaccacacacacacacacacacacacacacacatcagaaaatCAACCAGTCTAGACTGCATAGAACAAAACTAATGGATGTATTTCATAATGTCGAGCTGCAGTTTCTCCaagggcctgtgtgtgtgtgtgtgtgtgtgtgtgtgtgtgtgtgtgtgcctgtcagACCCTTTCGTCTTTCTTATTGCTCCTTTCTACCCTTCCTCCcgttttctccctccctctctccttcaatcagtgtgttttatgtctCAGACAGCTTTTCCTCTCAACGCCTTtaaggggaggaaaaaaaaaggcaaatcaTTTTATcacctcttttctccctctcttctgtctcatttccttctgtgtctcttttttctctgctccctccatcactcGCTCTCTCAGGTGTGATCTGTGTGGGGAGTTTCTGTCTAGACAACCGATTATACCGAATaatgagggagagggaaggagggggatAGATGGAGCAtgaagaggggaagagagggaggaggatgtgTTGTGAAGGAAAGAGAGGTGTAGcgtcagacagagagaaggagggagaaagagaggtggaaaggggaggaaggaaagggagatTGATAcgaggaaaaacaggagggaaaGCAATAAGCAAGGGATTagagatgagagaagaaagaggtgGAAGGAAACatgccagaaatgaaatgaaaagaaatgaaaggaggaaggaaaaagaataagaggggaggagaaggggagggaaggaaggaaggacaaAATAGAGCgaatgatggaaaaagagacagaaaaagtgagATGGATCAAACATGAGAGACGAGAAGTAATCTGAaaggaaagaacaaaagaaacgGCCGAGAGGAACGAGGAAAGGaaggggaggaaagaaaggaagacgGAACgaagaggaaaaatgaaaaatcaaacgATTGACTGAGCAGAAAGGACGAAAGCGAACCAGCATGTtagacacgcacgcacacacacaaacacacacacacacacacacacacacacacacgcagactaAACACTGAGCCAGTACAGAGACACAGTCTGATCTGCTGTGTTAGGAAACCCTATCAGTCACACAGGCTTTActttctgcgtgtgtgtgtgtgtgtgtgtgtgtgtgtgtgtgtgtgtgtgtgtgtgtgtgtgtgtgtgcgtgtgtgtcttaGCTTGGTGATGACTGATCAACGAATCCAAAAAcctcccagacacacacacatacacacacacacacacagacggtcgtgtttccatcacttctggggacatCACACAGACTggcattcatttcctggacgCTTATTCCGTCCAGAACCAAACAACAGCTCGCCGAAAACTCACCcttaccttaaccttaacctaaagTCCTTAACTTAACTCACCTTAACTCAAGTCTACACCCTAAAAATTAATGATTTACGCTATTgagacttgtgttttgtccccataaggaaagCAAGTCCCCACAAGGTGACTGTGTAAtacatatccacacacacacacacacacagagactgtaATAGGCTTATCCAGTGCTGCAGTTTCAGCCTTTAAACtgggactttttttctttgctgttgaGGATGAAAGAATTTTCTCTATCTGCTAAAACAATACTGACTTCTAAGGAAAccttcctgcatgtgtgtgtgtgtgtgtgtgtgcgtgtgtgtgcgtgtgtgtgtgtgtgtgtcagtgtgtgtgaatacattCTCATTTTGTCTGTAGTCATAATTGAAAGCAGGAAAAGTGAAATGTGAGTAAGACAGgcatgatggacagacagacagacagacagactgcagttAGTAAGACATAAACGAGTGATGTAAGACAGATGGCCAGGCAGTGAAACATTAAGTgtgatgcagagagacagaccgACCTTTGagggacaaacagacacaaagtatTCTGTAaataagacagacagaaaggcagtGCGACAGTTAGCAGTCCAGTCAGACAGGGAGCAACCAAAAAACAGTCCATCATACGGCTGGGGGGGTAAATCTGCAGTCATCTTTAGCTCTGTGTGAAAAAAACGCAGccctctcattcatttcaatgtgGCTGCTCCTTTTGCCACAATGCAACGCCACCGATGCACCGCAGAGGCAAATAAATGCATACGACTGTTATGATGAAAGAtaaaacaatgatgatgatgatgatgatgatgatgatgacacctCCTCAGAGTTGTAAAAATCCTGTCTCACTGTAATCCCTCATGCACATATAGCACCATATAGTGTCTGAGTGTATGAATGCTGAGTGTGTACGACACAGTGGAACAAGACATGTTAAAAAACGAGTCAgtgatgatgcaaaatgataataatgaataaGGTTTGAAATCTCAATGTGCTGCTCACTATAGAATAAACGACGATGCATCTATTATACAGGGAGTGATTGCAGACATGGTGTAAACTGCTGTGCAGAGTTTTGCCATCTGATGAGCCTTCAAACTCAGGGATGTCGTACTGAATCGAAGCAACACGCCGCCACCAACGCAGCCCCttgcattttttattatcatatttaCTTTTGTTGCATTTGAATACAAACAGGCAGGCAGTCATTCACATTTCAGTTCATCAGCAAGACATAAAGCCATCATTAATTTAGAGATATACCTGCAAAGGAAGTACAAGAAAGACTGACAGCAAAGGGAGCAGTGTGCTTTAACGTAAGTGCTTGTTGGATGGTTAGACGGCTCTGGAAACCCCCCCTGCAGTAAATAGTGTGAAGGTGTGAAAGTGGGCAGGGTTCAGACTTCGCTCTAAAGCTCCCTCCCTTTCCATTCTTTAAACaactatttctgtcactttcatgCGTACAAACGAGGACAACACTAAGAATGTCTTCCAGCGgagactgtctgaaaatgtgcatcTTTATCCCCACATTTAAACAATTATGGCATCCCTCCTCGCTCCGTGATAACAGGCTTCTGACTCTGCCTGCAAGTGCGGCTGTCTGGAAACAGCAGTAAACACTTCAGCCTTCCGATGTGGTCGGACAGCACGTCATACGGCCTCGTTCTTTTAGAGCATAACCCGACcccaagacagacagacaggcagacagacagacagacagacagagacaaggcTGTCTGTCAGCCAACGTGCCAGACAAGCAGGCTGTCTGTTTGCAAGacaggcacacaaacagataAGAGGCATCAAACCTGTTACACCCTAATCAGATTAGTGTGATCATACAATGACATCATTAAATCCATTACACacaccccaaacacacacacacacacacactgaaatgagtCCTGCACTGAAGTTAAAATAACCTATAcactctgctgtgtgctgaatGCATGTGTATAACTAAACGTGTAATGTCTGTCcaaaaaaatgttgtgtgtgtgcgtgtgtgtgtgtgtgtggttgtcttAAACAGTGTGTCTGCGCTTGTGCATGCAGCTgaatgcgagtgtgtgttttaccagCCTGCCTGCTGCTTTTAATTTTCTGGATTGGAAGAAAGCGTGCATAATGTGCGTaggtgagtgtgcgtgcatgtgcgtgcgcaGCCCGACTAcctcttttcatcattttaatttgtctcgCCTGCTTTCTCTCGACTTACTATGTTTTCATGCAGTTAAAGGGAAAGTCCCACCGCAAAACGCCATCTTTATAGATAGAAACATTTTTACGCCCTCcaccacacacccacccacacacatacacatccgTTACCGTGACCTCCTACGTAGAATTAATTTGCAATATTGTCTGAAATTAATACAAAGTTGAAACAGGAGGCAACAAGTGACTTTCTCAGTGCTGGCATTAAAAGCACAGCACGCTTCTCCTGaagttttattttactgtcagtGTTGCTTCGCTAACACTCGAAAACAGGAGTATACAGGATGCTAGccgctctgtgaggctgtactacaatggcatgctaacatgcttaagtgacaatgctgacatgctgatgctaaTCAGGTGTAACGTTTGCAATGTTCACCACCTAAGTTtagtatgctagcatgctaacattagctaattagcactaaggCTCATCACATCTAGTTATAAACtgaagtattggacaaattaaaattaagaGATTACTAAGTTGTTGCAGACATATTTTCACAAAATAAGGGAAATGTTCGCCACGCTTGAGGTCACATGGATGTCTGGACTAAATTTCAAGGCTATCCATGTAATAGTTTCAGTCTGGCCGATGATGAACGAACACGGACTGCATCAAATGTGCACAAAGATAAGAAAATACGCTGAGGCTCGATGCATGCTGaatcacatcacatctgcaGCGTATCGGTGCTCCTCTGCTTGTGTGACGAGTTCTTTAACATGCAGATCCATGCAGAAAAGGAGATGTTACAGCAGAGGAGCCTCGATCTTCAGATTCATTACtttaatatcacacacacatatcatcTCTTTGTCATGTAACAATcaagctttttcattttagacTTGTAGTTTGATGCACAAATGTGAggaaaaatgtagttttataGTCAACCTTTTAACATTGTGCAGGAATATTGAATATAATAATGACATACAGGTAAATTTACAGTGTTTCTTGTGACATTTGAAACATCAGATGAAGGCAGCATCAACACTATTCATGTAAAAAAGGtaaatgtgacatgaaaatgCAAGTTTGTGAGTGATTTCAGTTTCGCTCTTCCCTCTGGCTTCTTTGTTGTGTCTCTATTTGTTTTTCCTATTAATTCTTTCATTCGTCTTTCCTCTTTCCCACATGATCCCGCTCCAGCCTCCCAACCTCACTGTCTCCCTCATCCTCTCGTTCCCTCTTTGTTTACAACGCAATCTCTTCTCGacagaggacatttttaatAGTCTACTGCGTCTAGCCTCAAACACAAGCGGGGGAGTAAGGGGTGGGCGAGCGAGGAAAAGACGAGTGtaagcagaggagagaggcagggaggtaAAGGTGGGGgggcagacagaaagacaggcagagggtGAGATAATGAGATAGAaaagggatgagagagagaggtggattTGTTATTCTTGCAGGGTgttgcacagacacagacacagacagacattacctcacacagctgctgcagtgagaggagagggtgacagtgtgtgtgtgtgtgcgtgtgtgtgtgtgaagccagGCGTAAACCTGTTTATAATATCCTGAAGCACAGGTTTTCGTCAAATGTCAAGCTTTTATCAGGAAGCGTTTTCTCAGAGAGCACAAACTCGACTCACATCAACGCTTATGTTTGACCATCGATTCTGTCAGTTATTAATAAAATTCCACCTGCTCTAATGAAGTGTGATGGAGCAAGAGacacaagcagtcagacagGCTGTAAAAACGGCTAGATTAGCTCAAATCTAAGCCATTTATTTCATGCTAAACCTAAAAATGCGTGTTCCTGATATGGGCAAGCACGGTAAGTACAGGAGGTCAAAGTTGAACCCGGGATGGATGTTTAAAACAGACAGTTTGGGTGAAAATTGTACTGTCAGCCTTTGTGTTGCTGTCTAAACTGGgagtttgtttaaaacctgtttgTTTGCCTGACCGCTTGCTGACATTACTCAGCCTGGTGAATAAACAGTGGCCAGCAGCGGTTTCAAAGGACAGCTCGGTCTGAGGACAGTAGCAGCATAATGGACGGATGTGTCAGTATTGCTAATGCGCAGCTCGTGGGGTGAATTTGGGGTACGCATGTAAAGCAATGTCTATTTTTTGTCTGAAGCATTTTGTCAGAGCTCAGTAACACTGTGGAGTCACAGAAAAAGACGGTAAATCTAAATCATCTAAATTGCAAGGTTTCTCTGCACtacatttttgttgtgttgatgGTATTACCAGTTTCACCAGTTCACCAGTGTTGTCACTGAACACATTCAGGATGTACCAAACCACCTCAGCATAATTTAAGACCCCTCTGCGCTGTCATGCTCTGATTTGTGGTGTaccagtgct
This window contains:
- the LOC121617763 gene encoding H-2 class II histocompatibility antigen, A-Q alpha chain-like, encoding MSGLQMTVSVAALIILTGAVCTSATTPSHYFHYIYGCYESTDVRVDMLLDEDVAAYADFSKDEIVWAMPHLPQAVIDFKQWVFGFAKSSIVHCHSVLGKARRAEPGAPKAQEAPDSYVYTRYKGEDGVMNTLFCLANHFYPPSINFTWTKNGAEVTEGVSNLRYLHNSDGTFHRISTLSFTPREGDVYSCSVEHQASRQPLTRSWKLQERASSMSPAAGFFVASLVLCLVGIGTGAYFFTKEPNRCLR